In a single window of the Caldisericota bacterium genome:
- a CDS encoding oligopeptide/dipeptide ABC transporter ATP-binding protein produces IEGMIPSPYSMPKGCYFHPRCPFATDECRKNIPELKEIGPGHLVRCFHPVESNKGVSKK; encoded by the coding sequence CAATTGAAGGGATGATACCAAGTCCATATAGCATGCCAAAAGGATGCTATTTTCATCCAAGATGTCCATTTGCAACAGATGAATGTAGAAAGAACATACCGGAACTAAAAGAAATAGGACCAGGTCACCTAGTAAGATGTTTCCATCCGGTAGAAAGCAACAAGGGGGTATCAAAGAAATGA